The Hymenobacter psoromatis genome contains a region encoding:
- a CDS encoding ArdC family protein — MKSAAPFAPRADVYEVITNRIILALENRVTPWKQGWNAAHNAPRNYRSKHAYQGINAFLLGMLKYEQAYFLTFNQARELGGCVRKGEKGMPVVFYKVGKKEDAKGQEKKVAILQYSTVFNIAQIDGVAWQLPELPSREHTPQEAAEQILAGYVGGPRINHDGSEAFYRTSTDLVTMPEASNFHTAEDYYLTFFHELAHSTGHSKRLDRATLTEKAAFGSESYAKEELVAELSAAFLGNAAGIDMSLTLPSSASYIANWLQALRNDKRLIISAASQAQKAANHILGVVPSYEAGEAAETTEAPE, encoded by the coding sequence ATGAAAAGCGCCGCTCCCTTCGCCCCCCGTGCCGATGTTTACGAAGTAATAACTAACCGCATTATCTTGGCCCTAGAAAACAGGGTTACACCGTGGAAACAGGGGTGGAACGCAGCCCACAACGCGCCCCGCAACTACCGGAGTAAGCACGCTTACCAGGGCATCAACGCCTTTCTGTTGGGGATGCTGAAATACGAGCAGGCGTATTTTCTCACCTTTAACCAAGCCCGCGAGTTGGGCGGCTGCGTGCGCAAGGGCGAGAAGGGAATGCCGGTAGTTTTCTACAAAGTGGGCAAGAAGGAGGACGCCAAAGGCCAGGAGAAAAAGGTAGCCATCTTGCAGTATTCCACCGTCTTTAACATTGCGCAGATTGACGGGGTAGCGTGGCAACTACCCGAGCTACCCAGCCGGGAGCACACGCCCCAGGAGGCCGCCGAGCAAATACTAGCCGGCTACGTGGGTGGCCCCCGCATCAACCACGACGGTAGCGAAGCCTTTTATCGCACGAGCACCGACCTAGTAACCATGCCCGAGGCGAGCAACTTCCACACGGCCGAAGACTACTATTTGACTTTCTTTCACGAGCTGGCCCACAGCACCGGCCATAGCAAGCGCCTTGACCGCGCCACGCTTACCGAGAAGGCCGCTTTTGGGAGCGAGTCCTATGCCAAGGAAGAACTTGTAGCCGAGCTGAGCGCCGCTTTTTTGGGCAACGCGGCCGGTATTGATATGAGCCTGACCTTGCCCAGCAGCGCCAGCTATATAGCTAACTGGTTGCAGGCCCTACGCAACGATAAGCGTCTGATTATTTCCGCCGCCAGCCAAGCGCAAAAGGCCGCAAACCACATTCTAGGGGTAGTGCCCAGCTACGAAGCCGGCGAGGCAGCCGAGACCACCGAGGCCCCCGAGTAG
- a CDS encoding replication initiation protein: protein MSNKNSSLVTLPLGLVYEPVHKHLVKQHWNVTFSRQSKMSVAAKRIMARVLDQIRDDDYALRPFYQMRIEDVVEHTGITRRAVYNEVQGAIVELLTTVWYFESPDKKEWRGRHLLDTTKEETAGYKDSIITIPLNPALADYFINVAHYTSYELTQYMRLKSWYSMRFFEILSAFKDTGFWEVDIEDYRLLMDCGPVLDKRRQPKKDKDGQVLMKYPLVKDLILRTSTEPLAELADTDVAFTMKTISETGRTLRGRPKIVRLRFELVHKQQNRIPDSWLNNPTTKSIIERLRSWKVTDKNIARCAPTLGREGVLKILHEWDLKATHPTDRINSKEKYCNTALTRAAKQVLDQQKAEALEVRQELQLGLFGEADETN from the coding sequence ATGAGCAACAAAAACAGCTCCCTTGTTACCCTCCCCCTGGGTCTGGTTTATGAGCCGGTGCACAAGCATCTAGTCAAGCAGCACTGGAATGTTACGTTCTCGCGGCAGAGTAAAATGAGCGTCGCGGCCAAGCGGATAATGGCGCGGGTGCTCGACCAGATTAGGGACGATGATTACGCCTTGCGGCCCTTCTACCAAATGCGGATAGAAGATGTGGTAGAGCACACTGGCATCACGCGGCGAGCAGTTTACAATGAGGTGCAGGGGGCCATCGTGGAGCTACTCACGACGGTTTGGTACTTTGAGAGCCCCGACAAGAAGGAGTGGCGGGGCCGGCACCTGCTGGATACGACTAAGGAGGAAACGGCGGGTTACAAAGATTCCATAATTACCATACCACTGAACCCGGCGCTGGCAGACTACTTTATCAACGTCGCGCACTATACTTCCTACGAGTTGACGCAATACATGCGCCTCAAAAGCTGGTACTCGATGCGCTTCTTCGAGATATTGTCGGCCTTTAAGGACACAGGATTTTGGGAGGTAGATATCGAGGACTACCGCCTGCTCATGGACTGCGGCCCGGTGCTCGACAAGCGCCGGCAGCCTAAGAAGGACAAAGACGGGCAGGTGCTAATGAAGTACCCGCTGGTGAAAGACTTGATTCTACGCACCAGCACCGAGCCGCTCGCAGAGCTGGCCGATACCGACGTGGCTTTCACGATGAAGACCATTTCCGAAACCGGCCGAACGCTGCGCGGCCGGCCGAAAATCGTGCGCCTGCGCTTCGAGCTGGTACATAAGCAGCAGAATAGAATCCCAGATTCCTGGCTCAACAACCCCACTACCAAGAGCATCATCGAACGCCTGCGGTCTTGGAAAGTGACGGATAAGAACATCGCCCGCTGTGCCCCTACCCTAGGCCGCGAGGGTGTGCTGAAAATCCTGCACGAATGGGATTTGAAAGCAACTCACCCGACCGACCGAATCAACAGCAAGGAAAAATACTGCAATACGGCTCTTACACGGGCCGCGAAGCAGGTTCTGGACCAACAGAAAGCCGAAGCGCTGGAAGTGCGACAGGAATTGCAGCTGGGCCTGTTTGGTGAGGCTGATGAGACGAATTAA
- a CDS encoding Tn3 family transposase encodes MPRRSILSATEREHLLALPESPEEFIRQYTFSEADLSLINQHRGAANRLGFAVQLCYLRFPGVVLGTDQLPAPSLLAFVAPQLKLTVPDWAVYGQREQTRREHLLELQAAFGFQTFGLPHYRAAVPWLAEVARQTDKGVVLVQALLGHLRRQGILLPSIAVLERLSAEALTRANRWLYQTLTEDLTPETRQALETLLTRREGSALTWLAWLRQAPAAPTSRQLLEHLARLAAWQQLGLPAELARRVHQNRLLKIAREGAQMTPADLAKFEPARRLATLVALALEGTATVLDELLDLHDRIVGKVFNAAKNKHQQQFQASGKAINQQVRLFGRIGQALLTARTTGTDPFAAIEAVLPWEEFTASVDEAQQLAQPADFDFLPRVGEHYATLRRYAPAFLAALPLRAAPAARSLLAAIDILRSMNATGARKLPADAPTAFISKRWQKLVLTDQGLDRRYYELCALAELKNALRSGDMWVLGSRQFKDFEEYLVPAEPFAALLRAGELPLAVEPSGERYLHQRLAHLTQQLETVNRLAAAGELPDASLTAAGLKITPLDAAVPDAAQTLIDQVARLLPHVKITDLLLEVDEWTGFSRHFTHLKTGTPAKDPALLLTTLLADGLNLGLTKMGESCPGSTPAKLSWLQAWHIRDDTYSLALAELVNAQLRHPFAAHWGDGTTSSSDGQRFRAGGRAESTGHINPKYGAEPGRLFYTHVSDQYAPFSSQVINVGVRDATYVLDGLLYHESDLRIAEHYTDTAGFTDHLFAVMPLLSYRFAPRIRDLSDTKLYVPPGSPAYEALQPLLGGTLNVRHILAHWEEILRLATSIKQGTVTASLMLRKLGSYPRQNGLAVALRELGRIERSLFVLDWLQSVDLRRRVQVGLNKGEARNALARAVFFHRLGEVRDRGFEQQRYRASGLNLLTAAIVLWNTVYLQRAVQALRAHGQPVDDALLPYLSPLGWEHINLTGDYSWRTKRATGKFQPLRPLHRP; translated from the coding sequence ATGCCTCGTCGTTCTATTCTTTCGGCGACGGAGCGGGAGCACCTGCTGGCGTTGCCCGAAAGCCCCGAGGAGTTCATCCGACAATACACCTTCAGTGAAGCCGACCTGTCGCTGATTAATCAACACCGCGGCGCGGCCAATCGCCTGGGCTTTGCCGTGCAACTCTGCTACCTCCGTTTTCCGGGCGTGGTGCTGGGCACGGACCAGTTGCCGGCCCCCTCCTTGCTCGCGTTTGTGGCCCCCCAGTTGAAGCTGACGGTACCCGATTGGGCGGTGTATGGCCAACGCGAGCAAACCCGGCGCGAACACCTGTTGGAACTGCAAGCAGCGTTTGGGTTCCAGACGTTTGGTTTGCCGCATTACCGGGCCGCCGTACCGTGGCTCGCCGAAGTTGCCCGGCAAACGGACAAAGGCGTGGTGCTGGTCCAGGCGCTGCTGGGGCACTTGCGCCGCCAGGGCATCCTGTTGCCTTCCATTGCCGTTCTCGAACGCCTTAGCGCGGAGGCCTTAACGCGGGCCAATCGTTGGCTTTATCAGACGCTGACCGAGGATTTGACCCCGGAAACCCGGCAAGCGTTGGAAACCCTGCTCACCCGCCGCGAGGGCAGTGCCCTGACGTGGCTGGCGTGGCTCCGGCAAGCTCCCGCCGCCCCCACTTCGCGGCAGCTGCTCGAACACCTGGCCCGCCTGGCGGCGTGGCAACAGCTGGGCCTACCGGCGGAGCTGGCGCGGCGGGTCCACCAAAACCGGCTGCTCAAAATCGCCCGGGAAGGGGCACAGATGACACCGGCGGACCTGGCCAAGTTTGAGCCAGCGCGTCGCCTGGCCACGCTGGTGGCCCTCGCCCTAGAAGGCACGGCCACCGTGCTGGACGAACTGCTCGACCTGCACGACCGCATTGTGGGCAAGGTATTCAACGCGGCCAAAAACAAGCACCAGCAGCAGTTTCAGGCCTCCGGCAAGGCCATTAACCAGCAAGTGCGCCTGTTCGGGCGCATTGGGCAGGCCCTGCTCACGGCCCGCACGACGGGTACGGACCCGTTCGCGGCCATCGAAGCGGTGCTGCCGTGGGAGGAATTCACTGCCAGCGTAGACGAAGCACAGCAGCTGGCCCAACCGGCCGATTTTGACTTTCTGCCCCGCGTGGGCGAGCACTACGCCACCCTGCGTCGCTACGCCCCCGCATTTTTGGCCGCCCTGCCGCTGCGGGCGGCCCCGGCCGCGAGGAGTCTGCTGGCGGCAATTGATATACTGCGCTCGATGAACGCGACGGGGGCCCGCAAGCTGCCGGCCGATGCGCCGACGGCCTTTATCAGCAAGCGCTGGCAGAAGTTGGTACTGACGGACCAGGGGCTGGACCGCCGCTATTACGAGCTGTGCGCTCTGGCCGAACTCAAAAATGCGCTGCGCTCGGGCGATATGTGGGTGCTGGGCTCGCGCCAGTTCAAGGACTTTGAGGAGTACCTGGTACCGGCAGAGCCGTTTGCCGCTCTGCTCCGGGCCGGCGAGCTACCGTTGGCTGTGGAACCGAGCGGGGAACGGTACCTGCACCAGCGACTCGCGCACCTGACCCAGCAGCTGGAAACGGTCAATCGCCTGGCCGCCGCCGGCGAATTGCCGGACGCGAGTCTGACCGCGGCCGGCCTGAAAATTACGCCCCTCGATGCGGCCGTGCCGGACGCGGCCCAGACCTTGATTGACCAGGTGGCCCGCCTGCTGCCCCACGTCAAGATTACGGACCTGCTACTCGAAGTCGACGAGTGGACCGGGTTCAGCCGCCATTTCACGCACCTGAAAACCGGGACTCCAGCCAAAGACCCGGCGCTGTTGCTGACGACCTTGTTGGCCGATGGGTTGAACCTGGGCCTAACCAAAATGGGCGAGTCCTGTCCCGGTAGTACCCCTGCCAAGCTGTCCTGGCTCCAGGCCTGGCACATCCGCGATGATACCTACTCGCTGGCCCTGGCCGAACTGGTCAACGCGCAGCTGCGCCATCCGTTCGCGGCCCATTGGGGCGACGGCACCACCTCTTCATCGGATGGGCAGCGGTTCCGGGCCGGGGGACGGGCCGAGAGCACCGGCCACATCAATCCCAAGTACGGGGCCGAGCCGGGCCGGCTGTTTTACACCCACGTCTCGGACCAGTACGCGCCCTTCAGCAGCCAGGTCATCAACGTCGGCGTGCGCGATGCGACTTATGTGCTCGACGGCTTGCTCTACCACGAATCCGACCTGCGCATTGCCGAGCACTACACCGATACGGCCGGCTTTACCGACCACCTGTTTGCCGTGATGCCGCTGCTGAGCTACCGCTTCGCCCCCCGCATCCGCGACCTGAGCGATACGAAATTGTACGTGCCACCGGGCTCCCCGGCGTACGAGGCCTTGCAGCCCCTGCTGGGCGGGACGCTTAACGTGCGGCACATCCTGGCCCACTGGGAAGAAATTTTGCGCCTGGCCACCTCCATCAAGCAAGGTACCGTGACGGCCTCGCTCATGCTGCGCAAGCTCGGCAGCTACCCGCGCCAGAACGGGCTGGCCGTGGCCCTGCGCGAACTGGGTCGCATCGAGCGGAGCCTGTTCGTTCTGGACTGGCTGCAAAGCGTCGACTTGCGCCGCCGCGTGCAGGTCGGGCTCAACAAGGGCGAAGCGCGCAATGCGTTGGCCCGCGCCGTCTTCTTCCACCGGCTGGGCGAAGTCCGGGACCGGGGTTTCGAGCAGCAACGCTACCGCGCCAGTGGCCTGAATCTGCTTACGGCCGCCATCGTGTTGTGGAACACGGTGTATCTCCAGCGCGCCGTGCAGGCCCTACGCGCCCACGGCCAGCCCGTGGACGACGCGCTGTTGCCCTACTTATCGCCGCTGGGCTGGGAGCACATCAACCTGACCGGGGATTATTCGTGGCGCACCAAACGGGCGACTGGCAAATTTCAGCCCCTACGGCCCCTTCACAGGCCTTAA
- a CDS encoding UvrD-helicase domain-containing protein, with amino-acid sequence MNLTAEQTAILAFQGHLKINAVAGSGKTTTMVEYARAQPVTARILYLAFNKTVRQEAIRKFQAAGLPNVVVETAHSLAFRYVMRGSRYQGSSQKTE; translated from the coding sequence ATGAATCTTACGGCTGAGCAAACCGCCATTTTGGCTTTTCAAGGGCACCTGAAAATCAACGCAGTAGCCGGGAGTGGAAAAACCACTACGATGGTAGAATACGCCCGCGCTCAACCCGTCACGGCGCGCATCTTGTACTTGGCTTTTAATAAGACGGTGCGGCAGGAAGCCATTCGCAAGTTTCAGGCGGCCGGGCTACCTAACGTGGTCGTTGAAACCGCTCATTCGCTGGCTTTTCGCTACGTGATGCGGGGCAGCCGCTACCAGGGGTCCTCTCAGAAAACGGAATAA
- a CDS encoding SDR family oxidoreductase, whose amino-acid sequence MTPTSLVALVTGGSRGLGKNMALALARKGIDVLLTYNSQQAEAQAVVAEIEQLGRKAAALQLNVGESQNFAGFFAQVQAVLRNTFQTDKLNFLINNAGIGIHAPFASTTEAQFDQLVNIHLKGPFFLTQQALPLLADGGRIINISTGLARFALPGYAAYAAMKGAVEVLTRYQAKELGMRGITVNTVAPGAIETDFGGGAVRDNANINQFLASQTALGRVGRPDDIGGVVAFLCSEEAGWVNAQRLEASGGMFL is encoded by the coding sequence ATGACCCCAACCTCCCTTGTCGCCCTCGTTACCGGCGGAAGCCGTGGCCTCGGCAAAAACATGGCCCTCGCTCTGGCCCGCAAGGGCATTGACGTACTGCTCACCTACAACAGCCAGCAGGCCGAAGCCCAAGCCGTGGTGGCCGAAATCGAGCAGCTAGGCCGCAAGGCTGCCGCGTTGCAGCTCAACGTAGGCGAGAGCCAGAACTTTGCTGGCTTCTTCGCCCAGGTGCAGGCCGTGCTGCGCAACACCTTCCAGACGGACAAGCTCAACTTTCTTATTAACAACGCGGGCATCGGCATCCACGCGCCCTTCGCCAGCACCACAGAAGCGCAGTTTGACCAGCTGGTGAACATTCACCTCAAGGGGCCCTTCTTTCTCACCCAGCAGGCGCTGCCGCTGCTGGCCGATGGCGGCCGCATTATCAACATCTCTACGGGCCTGGCCCGCTTCGCGCTGCCCGGCTACGCGGCCTACGCGGCCATGAAAGGGGCCGTGGAAGTGCTGACGCGCTACCAGGCCAAGGAGCTGGGCATGCGCGGCATCACCGTGAATACGGTGGCCCCCGGCGCCATCGAAACTGATTTCGGCGGCGGGGCCGTGCGTGACAATGCTAACATCAACCAGTTTCTGGCCTCGCAAACGGCCCTGGGCCGCGTGGGCCGGCCCGACGATATTGGCGGCGTGGTGGCCTTCCTCTGCTCGGAAGAAGCCGGCTGGGTGAATGCCCAGCGCCTGGAAGCCTCGGGCGGCATGTTTCTGTAA
- a CDS encoding helix-turn-helix domain-containing protein has product MPLPLKVLSRKDEITADFTRLVAQHFDDVLHDRTDTMLHTKEFADRLFIHPTHLSNTIKLTLGTSPCDFIEARLLAEAQRFLCETALSVAEIGEKLTYSEPTNFVKFFKRLSGTTPLRYRRAWLAQAAQ; this is encoded by the coding sequence ATGCCCTTGCCGCTAAAAGTATTGTCCCGCAAAGACGAGATAACCGCCGATTTTACCCGCTTGGTTGCCCAACATTTCGATGACGTACTGCACGACCGGACCGACACTATGCTGCATACGAAGGAGTTTGCCGACCGGCTCTTTATCCATCCCACGCACCTGAGCAACACGATTAAGCTGACGCTGGGCACCAGCCCTTGCGACTTCATCGAAGCCCGGCTATTGGCGGAAGCCCAGCGATTTCTGTGCGAAACGGCGCTCTCGGTAGCCGAAATCGGCGAGAAGCTGACATACAGCGAGCCCACCAACTTTGTGAAGTTCTTCAAGCGCCTGAGCGGCACTACACCCCTGCGCTACCGCCGGGCTTGGCTGGCGCAGGCAGCACAATAA
- a CDS encoding sacsin N-terminal ATP-binding-like domain-containing protein: MSQQAFLQEIYNQRSDYKYPSQAYTAARMLKTVSADIYSESYRFLFELIQNADDAALGAENELHFEFLPGFLVACHRGKPFAEADIEAITDADASTKAADPTKTGYKGIGFKSVFARSKQVFIWSGGYQFKFDQQVNLPGYPWQVIPIWVEADELPTELAGFVAQGSYSVYTCLALADTSDLQADLARLLDPQLLLFLRRVRRISVAVPGQPAYAVTRRCVQTLPAYQQLELLDQQQRPTTWLLKTFDQLPVPADLRQLLAKDEKTPEKLRLATMTEVAFAARVADGQLVALPPDESRLYTYLPTEELGFGFPFLANGTFLTTSSRQALHTDSRWNQWLFGVLAVKLLDWLELLARTDYALQLLTLLPKRFNSGGQVLKQRFDQGIEGAIGHRKLVVGTDLKPSTIKESLLDETGLATLPFLAPATLLTFWAAHTAGDAPPVSLVHADFAHATRLKTSGLASFQLEHVEAFFRSAAFTAQHVVADNFALIAYFKQKAEADATGDWLATLPELPFIYDENQVLRVPATGVCFPAEVGTASTELGAIPVIHPLVAAQLQADAPLHKWLEKLGVQRPSELAYITNVLVPALRAGETVVTADNYLAVTNYLLRLNQEGKLSSELVEALRELPLKTNEGQFVAAQLCYLASAYHPLLALEPVIEDLEFVSDDYMANGAGWLEWQQFFRRLKVKDRIELEAITANNTLTALAPITNQAWLTAAEAQAFRSSYGGFGFGPHNQITGLRLPSFLNLTASNLAYSKLFWQTLLKQEATPAPLIAKVTYYYGMGRGKNSYPAAIDTYFTWFVAEQPCIPTTLGELRPAREVLINNKDIEEIGRHYLPIFDCTIRPNQHWRDVLKLRVQLQTTDYLTILSRIATEGEQRPPNSRVLKIIGLVYKELGRIAHSGTPDTQITIREWAKQNRLLSSALAFERPADLLLIRLAGFADLAGQVKSVYVPTTIEKESEEFAALLEALDIRIVESYTPNVLGAQPEFSLREKLLAILPALVALHEKKRYVDFTESYQQARQQLLSTTFYQATSVRLCFTNKGQLIESNPLDVLHEPPAFFFTAPWQSPLALYWLLPELENLLLLPHLRQELHLLLQLSPTEAQPWLAAQGIEVIALLARSLAVAAQAPTVEAVMAPVPAYVAVSGAEAALPPPPPAVAGWSFQPAATPGEAASAGGPMSAGSWRSAMVDLPEPAGVSYPSDRLTSEEDRNAIGRWSEEFVRDRLVREPGRYSVVEWVNEHAESSLPYDFRVVENGVEKFLEVKGTPSPSKAECYFSAAEWQWLFAHQEHYAIYRVYDAGKPTARVEIEENPSQRLYRGELLPQPIILIL; the protein is encoded by the coding sequence ATGAGCCAGCAAGCTTTTCTGCAAGAAATCTATAACCAGCGCTCCGACTACAAATACCCCAGCCAGGCTTACACGGCCGCGCGCATGCTCAAAACGGTGTCCGCCGACATCTACTCGGAAAGCTACCGCTTCCTGTTCGAGCTGATTCAGAACGCCGACGATGCGGCCCTGGGGGCGGAAAACGAATTACACTTTGAATTCCTGCCAGGATTTCTGGTGGCCTGCCACCGGGGCAAGCCGTTTGCCGAGGCCGATATTGAGGCCATCACCGATGCGGATGCCAGCACCAAGGCGGCCGATCCGACCAAGACGGGCTACAAGGGCATCGGCTTCAAGTCGGTGTTTGCCCGCTCCAAGCAGGTGTTCATCTGGTCGGGCGGCTACCAATTCAAGTTCGACCAGCAGGTCAATCTACCGGGTTACCCCTGGCAGGTCATTCCCATCTGGGTAGAGGCCGACGAACTGCCCACGGAGCTGGCGGGCTTTGTGGCGCAGGGCAGCTACTCGGTGTACACCTGCCTGGCGCTGGCCGACACCAGCGACTTGCAGGCTGATTTAGCCCGGCTGCTTGACCCGCAACTGTTGTTGTTTCTACGGCGGGTGCGGCGCATCTCGGTAGCGGTCCCTGGGCAGCCTGCCTACGCGGTAACGCGGCGTTGCGTCCAGACGCTGCCGGCCTACCAGCAACTGGAGCTGCTCGACCAGCAGCAGCGCCCGACCACCTGGCTGCTGAAGACCTTTGACCAGCTGCCGGTGCCAGCCGACTTGCGGCAGCTGCTGGCCAAGGACGAAAAAACGCCGGAAAAGCTCCGGCTGGCTACCATGACGGAAGTGGCCTTTGCCGCTCGGGTAGCGGACGGCCAGTTGGTGGCGCTGCCCCCCGACGAGAGCCGCCTTTACACGTACCTGCCCACCGAGGAACTCGGTTTTGGCTTTCCCTTTTTAGCCAACGGTACGTTTCTGACCACCTCCTCGCGGCAGGCGCTGCACACGGACTCGCGTTGGAACCAGTGGCTGTTCGGCGTGCTGGCCGTCAAGCTGCTCGACTGGTTGGAGCTGCTGGCCCGCACTGATTACGCCCTGCAACTGCTTACCCTGCTGCCCAAGCGCTTCAACAGCGGTGGCCAGGTGCTCAAGCAGCGCTTCGACCAGGGGATTGAGGGGGCGATTGGGCACCGGAAGCTGGTGGTAGGGACTGACTTAAAACCCAGCACGATTAAGGAGAGCTTGCTGGATGAAACCGGCCTGGCCACGCTGCCTTTTTTAGCGCCGGCGACGCTGCTTACTTTCTGGGCGGCGCACACGGCCGGCGATGCCCCACCAGTCAGCCTCGTGCACGCTGATTTTGCGCACGCCACCCGGTTGAAGACTTCTGGTCTGGCTAGCTTTCAGTTAGAGCACGTTGAGGCGTTCTTCCGGTCGGCCGCCTTCACGGCGCAGCATGTCGTCGCCGACAACTTTGCCCTGATTGCCTACTTCAAGCAGAAAGCCGAGGCGGATGCCACGGGCGACTGGCTGGCTACACTGCCCGAGCTGCCCTTCATTTACGATGAGAACCAGGTACTGCGCGTACCGGCTACGGGGGTGTGCTTTCCGGCCGAAGTCGGTACTGCTTCCACCGAGCTGGGAGCCATTCCCGTTATTCACCCGCTGGTAGCTGCCCAGCTGCAAGCAGATGCCCCGCTGCACAAGTGGCTGGAAAAGCTAGGCGTGCAGCGGCCCTCCGAGCTGGCCTACATTACGAACGTGCTGGTGCCCGCCCTGCGGGCCGGCGAGACGGTAGTTACGGCCGACAACTACCTAGCGGTAACCAACTACCTGCTGCGCCTCAACCAGGAAGGCAAGCTGAGCAGCGAGTTGGTAGAGGCCCTGCGCGAACTGCCGCTGAAAACCAACGAGGGGCAGTTCGTCGCGGCGCAGCTTTGCTACCTGGCCAGCGCCTACCACCCACTGCTGGCGCTGGAGCCGGTTATCGAAGACCTGGAGTTTGTAAGCGACGATTACATGGCTAACGGAGCCGGCTGGCTGGAGTGGCAGCAGTTTTTCCGGCGTTTAAAAGTCAAGGACCGCATCGAACTGGAGGCCATCACGGCCAACAACACGCTGACGGCGCTGGCACCCATTACCAACCAAGCTTGGTTGACTGCCGCCGAGGCACAGGCCTTTCGCAGCTCCTACGGCGGCTTCGGATTTGGCCCGCATAACCAGATTACGGGCCTGCGCCTGCCGTCGTTCTTGAACCTGACCGCCAGCAATCTGGCTTACAGCAAGCTGTTCTGGCAAACCCTGCTCAAACAGGAAGCTACGCCCGCCCCGCTCATCGCCAAGGTGACATATTACTACGGGATGGGCCGGGGAAAAAATTCTTATCCCGCCGCCATCGACACGTACTTCACTTGGTTTGTAGCCGAGCAGCCGTGCATACCCACTACCCTGGGCGAGCTGCGGCCGGCGCGGGAGGTGCTGATTAATAACAAAGACATTGAGGAAATAGGCCGGCACTACCTGCCCATTTTCGACTGCACCATCCGCCCTAATCAGCACTGGCGCGACGTGCTGAAGCTGCGCGTGCAGCTGCAGACCACTGACTATCTCACCATCCTCAGCCGCATTGCCACCGAAGGCGAGCAGCGCCCCCCGAATTCGCGGGTGCTCAAAATTATCGGCTTGGTGTACAAGGAACTCGGCCGCATCGCGCACAGCGGCACGCCCGACACCCAGATTACCATCCGGGAATGGGCGAAGCAGAATCGCCTGCTCAGCAGCGCCCTGGCCTTCGAGCGGCCGGCCGACCTGCTGCTCATCAGGCTGGCCGGCTTTGCTGACCTGGCCGGGCAGGTAAAAAGCGTGTACGTGCCCACGACCATCGAGAAGGAGTCGGAAGAGTTTGCCGCGTTGCTGGAAGCGCTGGACATCCGCATCGTGGAAAGTTACACGCCCAACGTGCTGGGCGCCCAGCCCGAGTTCAGCCTGCGGGAAAAGCTGCTGGCGATTCTGCCCGCGCTCGTCGCCCTGCACGAGAAAAAGCGCTACGTGGACTTTACGGAAAGTTACCAGCAGGCCCGGCAGCAACTCCTTTCCACTACCTTCTACCAGGCTACCTCGGTGCGGCTGTGCTTTACCAACAAAGGACAGCTTATAGAAAGCAATCCGCTGGATGTGCTGCATGAGCCGCCAGCGTTCTTTTTCACGGCTCCCTGGCAAAGTCCGCTGGCTTTGTACTGGCTGCTCCCCGAATTGGAAAACTTGCTGTTGCTGCCCCACCTGCGCCAGGAATTGCACCTGTTGCTCCAACTCTCGCCTACTGAAGCCCAGCCCTGGCTGGCCGCGCAGGGCATCGAAGTCATCGCCTTGCTGGCCCGCAGCCTGGCGGTAGCAGCCCAGGCACCCACCGTGGAAGCAGTGATGGCCCCCGTGCCCGCTTACGTAGCCGTGTCGGGAGCGGAGGCCGCCCTACCACCGCCGCCCCCGGCCGTAGCAGGCTGGTCGTTCCAGCCCGCTGCCACCCCCGGCGAAGCAGCCAGCGCCGGTGGGCCAATGAGTGCAGGCAGCTGGCGCTCAGCTATGGTTGACCTACCGGAGCCCGCCGGTGTCAGCTACCCGAGCGACCGGCTCACCAGCGAAGAAGACCGCAACGCCATCGGCCGCTGGAGCGAGGAGTTCGTGCGGGACCGCCTCGTGCGTGAGCCGGGCCGCTACAGCGTCGTGGAGTGGGTGAATGAACACGCGGAAAGCAGCTTACCTTACGACTTCCGGGTAGTCGAAAACGGCGTAGAAAAATTCCTGGAAGTAAAAGGCACCCCGTCGCCCAGTAAGGCGGAGTGCTACTTCTCGGCGGCGGAGTGGCAGTGGCTGTTTGCGCACCAGGAGCACTATGCCATTTACCGGGTTTACGACGCGGGCAAACCCACGGCCCGCGTCGAAATAGAGGAAAACCCCAGCCAGCGCCTCTACCGGGGCGAGTTACTGCCGCAGCCTATCATACTGATTCTCTGA